In Corynebacterium nuruki S6-4, the following proteins share a genomic window:
- the msrB gene encoding peptide-methionine (R)-S-oxide reductase MsrB yields the protein MAETSETTETPETDQNSTGGTAAVGPIEDFSTLTDEQWRERLDPNSYQVLRHAATERPFSHPYNDDDTEAVYVCRGCGAELFRSTEKFHSHCGWPSFFDPADSDAVIERVDDSLGTRRTEVLCANCGGHLGHVFAGEGYDTPTDLRYCINGLALQQQPK from the coding sequence ATGGCTGAGACATCCGAGACAACTGAGACACCTGAGACTGACCAGAACAGCACCGGCGGGACCGCGGCGGTCGGCCCGATCGAGGACTTCTCCACCCTCACCGACGAGCAGTGGCGGGAGCGTCTCGACCCGAACTCCTACCAGGTGCTCCGGCACGCGGCGACGGAACGCCCCTTCAGCCACCCCTACAACGACGACGACACCGAGGCCGTCTACGTGTGCCGCGGCTGCGGCGCGGAGCTGTTCCGCTCCACCGAGAAGTTCCACTCGCACTGCGGGTGGCCGTCCTTCTTCGACCCGGCGGACTCGGACGCGGTCATCGAGCGCGTCGACGATTCCCTGGGGACGCGCCGGACCGAGGTGCTGTGCGCGAACTGCGGCGGCCACCTGGGCCATGTCTTCGCCGGTGAGGGCTATGACACCCCCACCGATCTGCGTTACTGCATCAACGGTCTGGCGCTGCAGCAGCAGCCGAAGTAG
- the hemQ gene encoding hydrogen peroxide-dependent heme synthase produces the protein MSKINFRALNEKLQYTMWSVFKVRNGELGEESGRAAVAEEFRAFLASYDDEELTVRGVYDLTGQRAEADLMIWWHAEKFEDLQRAYRRFLRETRLGQACDAVWTNSALHRPAEFNKSHLPSFIMGEEPGDWIAVYPFVRSYDWYLLPDAERRTILAEHGMAARGFDEVRANTVPAFALGDYEWILAFESPTLDRIVDLMYKMRYTEARRHVREEIPFFTGHRVNGSDADLTGFITELP, from the coding sequence ATGTCCAAAATCAACTTCAGGGCACTCAACGAAAAGCTGCAGTACACGATGTGGTCAGTGTTCAAGGTCCGCAACGGGGAACTCGGGGAGGAGTCCGGGCGCGCCGCGGTCGCCGAGGAGTTCCGCGCCTTCCTGGCGTCCTACGACGACGAGGAACTCACCGTCCGGGGTGTCTACGACCTCACCGGACAGCGTGCCGAGGCCGATCTCATGATCTGGTGGCACGCGGAGAAGTTCGAGGACCTGCAGCGCGCCTACCGCCGCTTCCTCCGGGAGACCCGGCTGGGTCAGGCCTGCGACGCGGTGTGGACGAACTCCGCCCTGCACCGGCCCGCCGAGTTCAACAAGTCCCACCTGCCGTCGTTCATCATGGGGGAGGAGCCGGGCGACTGGATCGCTGTCTACCCCTTCGTCCGCTCCTACGACTGGTACCTGCTGCCCGACGCCGAGCGTCGCACGATCCTCGCCGAGCACGGCATGGCCGCCCGCGGTTTCGACGAGGTCCGGGCGAACACCGTCCCGGCCTTCGCCCTCGGCGACTACGAGTGGATCCTCGCCTTCGAGTCCCCGACCCTCGACCGGATCGTGGACCTGATGTACAAGATGCGGTACACCGAGGCCCGCCGGCACGTCCGGGAGGAGATCCCCTTCTTCACCGGCCACCGCGTCAACGGTTCGGACGCCGACCTGACCGGCTTCATCACCGAACTGCCCTGA
- a CDS encoding glycosyltransferase family 87 protein, with protein sequence MTSTRLPDSATPHPVRPSAAARAPRILTRAAWPLAVLTMIHRIVITPYNNHPTDDFSTVWAAVHRFVTGVAVYTEDYSGDDPHYLYSPGGTLVLSPLGALSQEAGRALLIAADAVAIVAALALLTVLVGRRLSGPVWPVSLFLVFATESVTNTLLFTNVNGVLLLLEVLFLALLLARDRIRWSGVLAGLALGLAITVKPQFAVLLFLPLVRRQWATLGTGIAVPVLANVIAWPLMTRPGDYLDIVAPYLGEVRDYANSSISGVGAHYGLPAGIVPVFQVIAAVAVAVAVLGLLWWRESAPFLWAATSTGVLLTGVFLVSTLGQMYYSMMLLPMIFTVFCSRSVMHNAVAWAGVFCCMAPDSWTSDRWESVGRVLEYTRGTVGWGLLVLTAAVAVVVWLRQLRASGMPVGPAALVRDLLSPVRTMTGNTASAESATTGDRDSDTTTARHRHHG encoded by the coding sequence GTGACCAGCACCAGACTCCCCGATTCCGCGACCCCGCACCCCGTCCGTCCTTCGGCCGCAGCACGTGCCCCGCGGATCCTGACCCGGGCGGCATGGCCGCTCGCGGTCCTGACGATGATCCACCGGATCGTGATCACCCCGTACAACAACCACCCGACCGACGATTTCTCGACGGTCTGGGCCGCGGTCCACCGCTTCGTCACCGGGGTGGCCGTCTACACCGAGGACTACTCGGGCGACGACCCGCACTACCTCTACTCCCCCGGCGGCACCCTGGTCCTCAGCCCGCTGGGCGCGCTGTCGCAGGAGGCCGGCCGTGCACTGCTCATCGCCGCCGACGCCGTCGCGATCGTCGCCGCCCTCGCGCTGCTCACCGTTCTCGTCGGACGCCGTCTCTCCGGGCCGGTGTGGCCGGTCTCCCTCTTCCTGGTCTTCGCCACCGAGTCGGTGACCAACACGCTCCTGTTCACGAACGTCAACGGTGTTCTGCTGCTGCTCGAGGTGCTGTTCCTCGCCCTGCTGCTCGCCCGCGACCGGATCCGCTGGTCCGGGGTACTGGCCGGACTGGCGCTCGGCCTGGCGATCACGGTGAAGCCGCAGTTCGCGGTCCTGCTGTTTCTGCCGCTGGTGCGGCGCCAGTGGGCCACGCTCGGCACCGGTATCGCCGTGCCGGTGCTCGCCAATGTCATCGCCTGGCCGCTCATGACCCGGCCCGGGGACTACCTCGACATCGTCGCCCCCTATCTCGGCGAGGTCCGCGACTACGCGAACTCGTCGATCTCCGGGGTCGGCGCGCACTACGGTCTCCCCGCCGGCATCGTGCCGGTGTTCCAGGTCATCGCGGCGGTCGCCGTGGCGGTGGCGGTGCTCGGCCTGCTGTGGTGGCGTGAGTCCGCCCCCTTCCTCTGGGCGGCGACGTCGACCGGTGTGCTGCTGACCGGGGTGTTCCTCGTCAGCACGCTGGGCCAGATGTACTACTCGATGATGCTGCTGCCGATGATCTTCACCGTCTTCTGCTCCCGCTCGGTGATGCACAACGCCGTCGCCTGGGCCGGGGTCTTCTGCTGCATGGCCCCCGACTCCTGGACCTCGGACCGCTGGGAGTCCGTCGGCCGGGTCCTGGAGTACACCCGCGGCACCGTGGGCTGGGGTCTGCTCGTCCTGACCGCGGCGGTCGCCGTCGTCGTCTGGCTGCGGCAGCTGCGTGCGTCGGGGATGCCGGTGGGCCCTGCGGCGCTGGTCCGCGACCTGCTGTCCCCGGTGCGCACGATGACCGGGAACACGGCGTCCGCCGAAAGCGCTACAACTGGGGACAGAGATTCCGATACGACGACAGCGAGGCACAGGCACCATGGCTGA
- a CDS encoding DUF3000 domain-containing protein: protein MNLERQPTAPSPGDAVGGSAPAPDAFRAAVESMHAAPVRAGVVLTDIRPPRKLAPYSHAVGFEVDRAAAAGENGGEAVLPDPDAVPVDGEGDAFGRLILLHDPRGEEGPGVMRLVAYIQADQDPTTEGDPLLPEVAWDWLTEELTGSPGLYTDLGGTVTSTTSVRYGDIAGPPRAFQLELRASWTATGTDLSGHVTAFAHVLAKSAGLPPEGVASFRRRSRR, encoded by the coding sequence GTGAACCTAGAGAGACAACCCACAGCACCCTCACCGGGGGACGCTGTCGGCGGCTCCGCACCGGCACCGGACGCCTTCCGGGCGGCCGTCGAGTCGATGCACGCCGCGCCGGTGCGCGCGGGAGTGGTGCTCACCGACATCCGACCGCCCCGGAAACTCGCCCCCTACAGCCACGCGGTCGGCTTCGAGGTCGACCGCGCCGCCGCGGCCGGGGAGAACGGTGGGGAAGCCGTTCTGCCCGACCCGGACGCCGTCCCGGTCGACGGTGAGGGAGACGCCTTCGGCCGGCTCATCCTCCTCCACGACCCCCGGGGCGAGGAAGGCCCCGGCGTGATGCGGCTCGTCGCCTACATCCAGGCCGACCAGGACCCGACCACCGAAGGCGATCCCCTGCTGCCCGAGGTGGCCTGGGACTGGCTCACCGAGGAACTCACCGGCTCCCCCGGTCTGTACACCGACCTCGGCGGCACCGTCACGTCGACGACGTCGGTGCGCTACGGCGACATCGCCGGCCCACCACGGGCGTTCCAGCTGGAGCTGCGTGCCTCGTGGACCGCCACCGGCACCGACCTGTCCGGACATGTCACGGCCTTCGCACACGTTCTCGCGAAGTCCGCCGGCCTGCCGCCGGAGGGGGTGGCCTCGTTCCGGCGCCGCAGCCGACGGTGA
- a CDS encoding ribonuclease D: MSGTDLPIVTRPRDGLPPLADSRAAVERAADALAAGTGPIAVDTERASGFRFDDRAWLVQLRRSGAGTHLIDPAAVPAAGRLLAPVMDASPWVLHAAHTDLPALTTLGWSAPQLHDTQIAGRLLGFGQIGLAGMLEHFLGVTVAKDKGREDWSTRPIPTDMLTYAALDVELLPELLADTLPRLDDLGRADWYRQECEHILTTWSRPVTAPDWTGLRGLGAVRDPRGLEVARRLSQVRTAVAQDRDIPPEKVLRSATIVDAARTPARAADILADGLRGSARLRRALARAVDEALTAAPDTLPPRPAVHHGHPDHRTWARDYPLADRLLHGYRDAVDTLADDLGLQPPELLVARSVRTVAWESAVGLTAPDTALRPDSPDPVGDLEVLLGGLLDQQGVRRWQEDLLTDALLPPLAAEAADLRLPRRSPASRRRAG; encoded by the coding sequence GTGAGCGGCACCGACCTGCCGATCGTCACCCGGCCGCGGGACGGACTGCCCCCGCTGGCGGACAGCCGGGCCGCCGTGGAGCGGGCCGCCGACGCCCTCGCCGCGGGCACCGGCCCGATCGCCGTGGACACCGAACGCGCCTCCGGGTTCCGTTTCGACGACCGGGCCTGGCTCGTCCAGCTCCGCCGGTCGGGTGCCGGGACCCATCTCATCGATCCGGCCGCCGTCCCCGCGGCCGGCCGGCTGCTGGCTCCGGTGATGGACGCCAGCCCGTGGGTCCTCCACGCGGCGCACACCGACCTGCCTGCCCTGACGACCCTCGGCTGGTCCGCACCGCAGCTGCACGACACGCAGATCGCCGGTCGGCTCCTCGGCTTCGGGCAGATCGGCCTGGCGGGCATGCTCGAACACTTCCTCGGTGTGACCGTCGCCAAGGACAAGGGGCGGGAGGACTGGTCGACCCGGCCGATCCCCACCGACATGCTCACCTACGCCGCCCTCGACGTCGAGCTGCTCCCGGAGCTGCTCGCCGACACCCTCCCCCGCCTCGACGACCTCGGCCGGGCCGACTGGTACCGGCAGGAGTGCGAGCACATCCTCACCACCTGGTCCCGTCCGGTCACCGCACCCGACTGGACCGGGCTGCGGGGGCTCGGCGCGGTCCGGGACCCGCGCGGTCTCGAGGTCGCCCGCCGGCTCTCCCAGGTCCGCACCGCGGTCGCCCAGGACCGCGACATCCCCCCGGAGAAGGTGCTGCGCTCCGCCACCATCGTGGACGCCGCCCGCACCCCCGCCCGGGCCGCCGACATCCTCGCCGACGGTCTCCGGGGTTCCGCGCGGCTGCGCCGGGCACTGGCCCGGGCCGTCGACGAGGCGCTCACCGCCGCCCCCGACACCCTGCCGCCGCGGCCCGCAGTCCACCACGGTCACCCCGACCACCGCACCTGGGCCCGGGACTATCCACTCGCCGACCGGCTGCTGCACGGCTACCGGGACGCCGTCGACACTCTCGCCGACGACCTCGGGCTGCAGCCGCCCGAGCTGCTCGTCGCCCGGTCCGTGCGGACCGTCGCGTGGGAGTCCGCCGTCGGGTTGACCGCGCCGGACACGGCCCTGCGACCGGACTCGCCTGACCCGGTCGGCGATCTCGAGGTGCTTCTCGGTGGTCTGCTCGACCAGCAGGGCGTCCGTCGCTGGCAGGAGGATCTGCTCACCGACGCCCTGCTGCCCCCGTTGGCCGCTGAGGCGGCTGACCTCAGGCTTCCGCGCCGGTCCCCAGCCAGTCGGCGACGCGCCGGGTGA
- the hemG gene encoding protoporphyrinogen oxidase produces the protein MIGGGISGVTAAWELRRQLGPEAAITVFEAYDRLGGKLKTVDFADGPVDMGAEAFLTRRTGLDAIIREVGLADQLRVPSGLPSGFFADGHLVSAPAHTVMGIPAHGADVADLVSVETAARIDAEPDAAGLDWTPGTDINVGELVRSRYGDEAVQRLVSPMLGGVYSSSADDLGLRATVPDLAAEFDALAERDGTVHLATAVQRMLDRRAVAAEKQRESGTAPAPAFNTLATGYRELVRQLARAADADIRLNSQVESVSSWQGGYWLEPFGQFDAVIVATPAPTAAVLLQDVVPHAATRLDRVQLASSAVVGMRFATDEGLPRRSGVLLGSDAPTHAKAFTFSSRKWPHIADRGGAFVRASFGTLRDPGLLDADDETLIGYAVEDLATVTGASLRPVETFVQRWWGGLPCYGVGHRRLVDGVRAAVAEVDGIAVAGAVFDGVGVPACADTGRAAATKIVADLGAR, from the coding sequence GTGATCGGCGGCGGTATCTCCGGGGTGACCGCGGCCTGGGAACTGCGCCGGCAGCTCGGGCCGGAGGCGGCGATCACCGTCTTCGAGGCCTACGACCGGCTCGGCGGCAAACTCAAGACCGTCGACTTCGCCGACGGCCCCGTCGACATGGGGGCCGAGGCCTTCCTCACCCGCCGTACCGGACTCGACGCCATCATCCGTGAGGTCGGGCTCGCCGACCAGCTGCGCGTCCCGTCCGGACTGCCCAGCGGGTTCTTCGCCGACGGACACCTCGTGTCCGCCCCGGCGCACACCGTGATGGGTATCCCCGCCCACGGCGCGGACGTCGCCGACCTGGTCTCAGTGGAGACCGCCGCCCGGATCGACGCCGAACCGGACGCCGCCGGGCTGGACTGGACCCCCGGCACCGACATCAACGTCGGGGAGCTCGTCCGCTCCCGGTACGGTGACGAGGCCGTGCAGCGGCTCGTCTCCCCGATGCTCGGCGGGGTGTACTCCAGCAGTGCCGACGATCTCGGCCTGCGGGCCACGGTGCCCGACCTCGCCGCGGAGTTCGACGCGCTCGCCGAACGCGACGGCACCGTCCACCTGGCGACCGCCGTCCAGCGGATGCTGGACCGGCGGGCCGTCGCCGCCGAAAAGCAGCGGGAATCCGGCACCGCCCCCGCCCCGGCGTTCAACACGCTGGCGACCGGCTACCGGGAACTCGTCCGGCAGCTGGCCCGGGCCGCGGACGCGGACATCCGGCTGAACTCCCAGGTCGAATCGGTGAGCAGCTGGCAGGGCGGCTACTGGCTCGAACCCTTCGGCCAGTTCGACGCGGTCATCGTCGCCACCCCGGCCCCGACCGCCGCCGTGCTGCTGCAGGACGTCGTCCCGCACGCCGCCACCCGCCTCGACCGGGTGCAGCTGGCCAGTTCCGCCGTCGTCGGGATGCGTTTCGCGACCGACGAGGGACTGCCGCGCCGGTCCGGGGTCCTCCTCGGGTCGGACGCCCCGACCCATGCCAAGGCCTTCACCTTCTCCTCCCGGAAATGGCCGCACATCGCCGACCGGGGCGGCGCCTTCGTGCGCGCCAGCTTCGGCACCCTGCGCGACCCCGGGCTGCTCGACGCGGACGACGAGACCCTCATCGGCTACGCCGTGGAGGATCTCGCCACCGTCACCGGCGCGTCGCTGCGTCCGGTGGAGACCTTCGTCCAGCGCTGGTGGGGCGGACTGCCCTGCTACGGGGTCGGCCACCGCCGGCTCGTCGACGGAGTCCGTGCCGCCGTCGCGGAGGTCGACGGGATCGCGGTCGCCGGCGCCGTGTTCGACGGGGTCGGCGTGCCGGCCTGCGCCGACACCGGCCGCGCCGCGGCGACGAAGATCGTGGCCGACCTCGGTGCACGCTAG
- the hemE gene encoding uroporphyrinogen decarboxylase — translation MALTTSPDDVTASAVAAAASARRADADAPFLAAVRGERPSRRPVWMMRQAGRSLPEYRELRAGVAMLDSCFRPDLLSEITLQPVRRHDADAAILFSDIVVPLKAAGVAVDIVPGRGPVMDHPVRTAADIAALPEVEPDQLAPIVEGIGGVLAGLRGDQVLIGFAGAPFTLASYLIEGGPSKDHGVTKALMYSEPQLWHALMAKLTPTVIRFLRAQIGAGADAVQLFDSWAGFLSLRDYREFVAPYSRQIFDAVRPFGVPMIHFGVNTGELLGEMAAVGPDVTGVDWKVPLDVAARRISEAAGPTVLQGNMDPAVLLAGDRVIADQVRRICGEADAAVAAGTARGHIFNLGHGVLPQTPADAVTRAFEEVHAL, via the coding sequence ATGGCTCTGACGACCTCCCCCGACGATGTGACAGCGTCCGCCGTGGCCGCCGCCGCGTCCGCCCGCCGCGCCGATGCGGACGCCCCCTTCCTCGCCGCGGTGCGCGGCGAACGCCCGTCCCGCCGGCCGGTGTGGATGATGCGGCAGGCGGGCCGGTCCCTGCCCGAGTACCGGGAGCTGCGCGCCGGCGTGGCCATGCTGGACTCCTGCTTCCGGCCCGACCTGCTCTCCGAGATCACCCTGCAGCCGGTCCGCCGGCATGACGCGGACGCCGCCATCCTGTTCTCCGACATCGTCGTCCCGCTCAAGGCGGCCGGCGTGGCGGTCGACATCGTGCCGGGCCGTGGTCCGGTCATGGATCACCCGGTCCGCACCGCGGCGGACATCGCCGCCCTGCCCGAGGTGGAGCCCGACCAGCTGGCGCCGATCGTCGAGGGCATCGGCGGGGTGCTGGCAGGACTGCGCGGTGACCAGGTGCTCATCGGCTTCGCCGGTGCCCCGTTCACCCTGGCGTCCTACCTCATCGAAGGTGGGCCGTCGAAGGACCACGGGGTGACCAAGGCGCTGATGTACAGCGAGCCGCAGCTGTGGCACGCGCTCATGGCGAAACTCACGCCGACGGTGATCCGGTTCCTCCGGGCCCAGATCGGTGCCGGGGCGGATGCGGTGCAGCTCTTCGATTCGTGGGCGGGTTTCCTCTCGTTGCGCGACTACCGGGAGTTCGTCGCCCCCTACTCCCGGCAGATCTTCGACGCGGTCCGGCCGTTCGGCGTGCCGATGATCCACTTCGGGGTCAACACCGGGGAACTGCTCGGGGAGATGGCGGCGGTCGGCCCCGACGTCACCGGGGTGGACTGGAAGGTCCCCCTCGACGTCGCCGCCCGCCGGATCAGTGAGGCGGCCGGGCCGACGGTCCTGCAGGGCAACATGGACCCCGCCGTGCTGCTCGCCGGCGACCGGGTCATCGCCGACCAGGTCCGCCGCATCTGCGGCGAAGCCGATGCGGCGGTCGCCGCGGGGACCGCCCGCGGCCACATCTTCAACCTGGGACACGGGGTGCTGCCGCAGACCCCGGCGGACGCCGTGACCCGTGCCTTCGAGGAGGTCCACGCACTGTGA